From a region of the Rhinopithecus roxellana isolate Shanxi Qingling chromosome 8, ASM756505v1, whole genome shotgun sequence genome:
- the LOC104679474 gene encoding CD209 antigen-like protein 2 isoform X1, protein MSDSKEPRAQPLGLLEEEELITSGMNFFPRDFGFRQTRGYKSLAVSKNPSSQRLEQSKQDEISQDLSQLKAAVERLCRPCPWEWTFFQGNCYFMSNSQRNWHDSITACQEVGAQLVIIKSAEEQNFLQLQSSRSNRFTWMGLSDLNQEGTWQWVDDSPLSTRVFGLPCVAAVSPEALSHPCQLPSAQFLSTSPCTPLTGDLLVARVRPAGWKHQGIHSPSQPMAPREGMEAGCNHFHPHILLSFMHLFHLAVSELYLL, encoded by the exons ATGAGTGACTCCAAGGAACCGAGGGCACAGCCGCTGGGCCTCCTGG AAGAGGAAGAGCTGATAACTAGCGGTATGAATTTTTTTCCAAGAGACTTTGGATTCCGGCAGACTCGAGGCTACAAGAGCTTAGCAG TCTCCAAGAACCCCAGCTCCCAGAGGCTGGAGCAGTCCAAGCAGGATGAGATCTCCCAGGACCTGTCCCAGCTGAAGGCTGCTGTGG AACGCCTGTGCCGCCCCTGTCCCTGGGAATGGACATTCTTCCAAGGAAACTGTTATTTCATGTCGAACTCCCAGCGGAACTGGCACGACTCCATCACTGCCTGCCAGGAAGTGGGGGCCCAGCTCGTCATCATCAAAAGTGCTGAGGAGCAG AACTTCCTACAGCTGCAGTCTTCCAGAAGTAACCGCTTCACCTGGATGGGACTTTCAGACCTAAATCAGGAAGGCACGTGGCAATGGGTGGACGACTCACCGCTGTCAACCAG AGTTTTTGGATTGCCATGTGTAGCTGCTGTGTCCCCTGAGGCTTTATCTCATCCGTGCCAACTACCATCTGCTCAATTTCTGTCTACCAGCCCCTGCACCCCTTTGACTGGGGACTTACTGGTTGCCAGAGTTCGTCCTGCAGGCTGGAAGCACCAGGGAATTCATTCTCCCAGTCAACCAATGGCACCTAGAGAAGGCATGGAGGCTGGATGCAACCACTTCCACCCCCACATCCTCCTTTCTtttatgcatctcttccatttggctgtttctgaattgtatcttttataa
- the LOC104679474 gene encoding CD209 antigen-like protein 2 isoform X3: protein MSDSKEPRAQPLGLLEEEELITSGMNFFPRDFGFRQTRGYKSLAVSKNPSSQRLEQSKQDEISQDLSQLKAAVERLCRPCPWEWTFFQGNCYFMSNSQRNWHDSITACQEVGAQLVIIKSAEEQNFLQLQSSRSNRFTWMGLSDLNQEGTWQWVDDSPLSTSFKQYWNRGEPNNIGEEDCVEFNGNGWNDDKCSAAKFWICKKSAASCSRDEGELLSSASASPIAHVA from the exons ATGAGTGACTCCAAGGAACCGAGGGCACAGCCGCTGGGCCTCCTGG AAGAGGAAGAGCTGATAACTAGCGGTATGAATTTTTTTCCAAGAGACTTTGGATTCCGGCAGACTCGAGGCTACAAGAGCTTAGCAG TCTCCAAGAACCCCAGCTCCCAGAGGCTGGAGCAGTCCAAGCAGGATGAGATCTCCCAGGACCTGTCCCAGCTGAAGGCTGCTGTGG AACGCCTGTGCCGCCCCTGTCCCTGGGAATGGACATTCTTCCAAGGAAACTGTTATTTCATGTCGAACTCCCAGCGGAACTGGCACGACTCCATCACTGCCTGCCAGGAAGTGGGGGCCCAGCTCGTCATCATCAAAAGTGCTGAGGAGCAG AACTTCCTACAGCTGCAGTCTTCCAGAAGTAACCGCTTCACCTGGATGGGACTTTCAGACCTAAATCAGGAAGGCACGTGGCAATGGGTGGACGACTCACCGCTGTCAACCAG CTTCAAGCAATATTGGAACAGAGGAGAGCCCAACAATATCGGGGAGGAAGACTGTGTGGAATTTAACGGCAATGGCTGGAATGACGACAAATGCAGTGCTGCCAAATTCTGGATCTGCAAAAAGTCTGCAGCCTCCTGCTCCAGAGATGAAGGGGAGcttctctcctcagcctctgcaTCCCCAATTGCCCATGTGGCATAG
- the LOC104679474 gene encoding CD209 antigen-like protein 2 isoform X2 — MSDSKEPRAQPLGLLEEEELITSGMNFFPRDFGFRQTRGYKSLAGCLGRTPLVLPLLFFTLFTGLLVAILVQVSKNPSSQRLEQSKQDEISQDLSQLKAAVERLCRPCPWEWTFFQGNCYFMSNSQRNWHDSITACQEVGAQLVIIKSAEEQNFLQLQSSRSNRFTWMGLSDLNQEGTWQWVDDSPLSTSFKQYWNRGEPNNIGEEDCVEFNGNGWNDDKCSAAKFWICKKSAASCSRDEGELLSSASASPIAHVA; from the exons ATGAGTGACTCCAAGGAACCGAGGGCACAGCCGCTGGGCCTCCTGG AAGAGGAAGAGCTGATAACTAGCGGTATGAATTTTTTTCCAAGAGACTTTGGATTCCGGCAGACTCGAGGCTACAAGAGCTTAGCAG GGTGTCTGGGCCGCACACCCCTGGTGCTGCCGCTCCTCTTCTTCACACTCTTCACCGGGCTGCTGGTGGCCATCCTTGTCCAAG TCTCCAAGAACCCCAGCTCCCAGAGGCTGGAGCAGTCCAAGCAGGATGAGATCTCCCAGGACCTGTCCCAGCTGAAGGCTGCTGTGG AACGCCTGTGCCGCCCCTGTCCCTGGGAATGGACATTCTTCCAAGGAAACTGTTATTTCATGTCGAACTCCCAGCGGAACTGGCACGACTCCATCACTGCCTGCCAGGAAGTGGGGGCCCAGCTCGTCATCATCAAAAGTGCTGAGGAGCAG AACTTCCTACAGCTGCAGTCTTCCAGAAGTAACCGCTTCACCTGGATGGGACTTTCAGACCTAAATCAGGAAGGCACGTGGCAATGGGTGGACGACTCACCGCTGTCAACCAG CTTCAAGCAATATTGGAACAGAGGAGAGCCCAACAATATCGGGGAGGAAGACTGTGTGGAATTTAACGGCAATGGCTGGAATGACGACAAATGCAGTGCTGCCAAATTCTGGATCTGCAAAAAGTCTGCAGCCTCCTGCTCCAGAGATGAAGGGGAGcttctctcctcagcctctgcaTCCCCAATTGCCCATGTGGCATAG
- the LOC104679472 gene encoding CD209 antigen isoform X4, whose protein sequence is MSDSKESRLQQLDLLEEEQLGGVGFRQTRGYKSLAGCLGHGPLVLQLLSFTLLAGLLVQVSKVPSSLSQSKQDAIYQNLTQLKAAVSDLPEKSKQQEIYQELTRLKAAVGELPEKSKLQEIYQELTRLKAAVGDLPEKSKQQEIYQELTRLKAAVDELPEKSKLQEIYQELSRLKAAVGDLPEKSKQEEIYQKLTQLKAAVDGLPDRSKQQEIYQELIQLKAAVERLCRPCPWEWTFFQGNCYFMSNSQQNWHDSITACQEVGAQLVVIKSAEEQNFLQLQSSRSNRFTWMGLSDLNQEGTWQWVDGSPLLPSCRGPPGCKLRTLGMPR, encoded by the exons ATGAGTGACTCCAAGGAATCAAGACTGCAGCAGCTGGACCTCCTTG AGGAGGAACAGCTGGGAGGCGTTGGATTCCGACAGACTCGAGGCTACAAGAGCTTAGCAG GGTGTCTTGGCCATGGCCCCCTGGTGCTGCAACTCCTCTCCTTCACACTCTTGGCTGGGCTCCTTGTCCAAG TGTCCAAAGTCCCTAGCTCCCTAAGTCAATCCAAACAAGACGCGATCTACCAGAATCTGACCCAGCTTAAAGCTGCAGTCAGTGATCTCCCAGAGAAATCCAAGCAGCAGGAGATCTACCAGGAGCTGACCCGGCTGAAGGCTGCAGTGGGTGAGCTTCCAGAGAAATCCAAGCTGCAGGAGATCTACCAGGAGCTGACCCGGCTGAAGGCTGCAGTGGGTGATCTCCCAGAGAAATCCAAGCAGCAGGAGATCTACCAGGAGCTGACCCGGCTGAAGGCTGCAGTGGATGAGCTTCCAGAGAAATCCAAACTGCAGGAGATCTACCAGGAGCTATCCCGGCTGAAGGCTGCAGTGGGTGATCTCCCAGAGAAATCCAAGCAGGAGGAGATCTACCAGAAGCTGACCCAGCTAAAGGCTGCAGTCGATGGGTTGCCAGACAGGTCCAAGCAACAGGAGATCTACCAGGAGCTGATCCAGCTGAAGGCTGCAGTGG AACGCCTGTGCCGCCCCTGTCCCTGGGAATGGACATTCTTCCAAGGAAACTGTTATTTCATGTCGAACTCCCAGCAGAACTGGCACGACTCCATCACCGCCTGCCAGGAAGTGGGGGCCCAGCTCGTCGTCATCAAAAGTGCTGAGGAGCAG AACTTCCTACAGCTGCAGTCTTCCAGAAGTAACCGCTTCACCTGGATGGGACTTTCAGACCTAAATCAGGAAGGCACATGGCAATGGGTGGATGGCTcacctctgttgcccag ttgccGTGGACCCCCAGGTTGCAAGTTACGTACCCTGGGCATGCCCAGATGA
- the LOC104679472 gene encoding CD209 antigen isoform X2: MSDSKESRLQQLDLLEEEQLGGVGFRQTRGYKSLAVSKVPSSLSQSKQDAIYQNLTQLKAAVSDLPEKSKQQEIYQELTRLKAAVGELPEKSKLQEIYQELTRLKAAVGDLPEKSKQQEIYQELTRLKAAVDELPEKSKLQEIYQELSRLKAAVGDLPEKSKQEEIYQKLTQLKAAVDGLPDRSKQQEIYQELIQLKAAVERLCRPCPWEWTFFQGNCYFMSNSQQNWHDSITACQEVGAQLVVIKSAEEQNFLQLQSSRSNRFTWMGLSDLNQEGTWQWVDGSPLLPSFKQYWNKGEPNNIGEEDCAEFSGSGWNDDKCNLAKFWICKKSAASCSGDEERLLSPAPTTPNPPPE, encoded by the exons ATGAGTGACTCCAAGGAATCAAGACTGCAGCAGCTGGACCTCCTTG AGGAGGAACAGCTGGGAGGCGTTGGATTCCGACAGACTCGAGGCTACAAGAGCTTAGCAG TGTCCAAAGTCCCTAGCTCCCTAAGTCAATCCAAACAAGACGCGATCTACCAGAATCTGACCCAGCTTAAAGCTGCAGTCAGTGATCTCCCAGAGAAATCCAAGCAGCAGGAGATCTACCAGGAGCTGACCCGGCTGAAGGCTGCAGTGGGTGAGCTTCCAGAGAAATCCAAGCTGCAGGAGATCTACCAGGAGCTGACCCGGCTGAAGGCTGCAGTGGGTGATCTCCCAGAGAAATCCAAGCAGCAGGAGATCTACCAGGAGCTGACCCGGCTGAAGGCTGCAGTGGATGAGCTTCCAGAGAAATCCAAACTGCAGGAGATCTACCAGGAGCTATCCCGGCTGAAGGCTGCAGTGGGTGATCTCCCAGAGAAATCCAAGCAGGAGGAGATCTACCAGAAGCTGACCCAGCTAAAGGCTGCAGTCGATGGGTTGCCAGACAGGTCCAAGCAACAGGAGATCTACCAGGAGCTGATCCAGCTGAAGGCTGCAGTGG AACGCCTGTGCCGCCCCTGTCCCTGGGAATGGACATTCTTCCAAGGAAACTGTTATTTCATGTCGAACTCCCAGCAGAACTGGCACGACTCCATCACCGCCTGCCAGGAAGTGGGGGCCCAGCTCGTCGTCATCAAAAGTGCTGAGGAGCAG AACTTCCTACAGCTGCAGTCTTCCAGAAGTAACCGCTTCACCTGGATGGGACTTTCAGACCTAAATCAGGAAGGCACATGGCAATGGGTGGATGGCTcacctctgttgcccag CTTCAAGCAGTATTGGAACAAAGGAGAGCCCAACAATATTGGGGAGGAAGACTGTGCGGAATTTAGTGGCAGTGGCTGGAACGATGACAAATGTAATCTTGCCAAATTCTGGATCTGCAAAAAGTCCGCGGCCTCCTGCTCCGGGGATGAAGAACGGTTGCTCTCCCCAGCCCCTACCACCCCAAACCCCCCTCCTGAGTAG
- the LOC104679472 gene encoding CD209 antigen isoform X1, translating to MSDSKESRLQQLDLLEEEQLGGVGFRQTRGYKSLAGCLGHGPLVLQLLSFTLLAGLLVQVSKVPSSLSQSKQDAIYQNLTQLKAAVSDLPEKSKQQEIYQELTRLKAAVGELPEKSKLQEIYQELTRLKAAVGDLPEKSKQQEIYQELTRLKAAVDELPEKSKLQEIYQELSRLKAAVGDLPEKSKQEEIYQKLTQLKAAVDGLPDRSKQQEIYQELIQLKAAVERLCRPCPWEWTFFQGNCYFMSNSQQNWHDSITACQEVGAQLVVIKSAEEQNFLQLQSSRSNRFTWMGLSDLNQEGTWQWVDGSPLLPSFKQYWNKGEPNNIGEEDCAEFSGSGWNDDKCNLAKFWICKKSAASCSGDEERLLSPAPTTPNPPPE from the exons ATGAGTGACTCCAAGGAATCAAGACTGCAGCAGCTGGACCTCCTTG AGGAGGAACAGCTGGGAGGCGTTGGATTCCGACAGACTCGAGGCTACAAGAGCTTAGCAG GGTGTCTTGGCCATGGCCCCCTGGTGCTGCAACTCCTCTCCTTCACACTCTTGGCTGGGCTCCTTGTCCAAG TGTCCAAAGTCCCTAGCTCCCTAAGTCAATCCAAACAAGACGCGATCTACCAGAATCTGACCCAGCTTAAAGCTGCAGTCAGTGATCTCCCAGAGAAATCCAAGCAGCAGGAGATCTACCAGGAGCTGACCCGGCTGAAGGCTGCAGTGGGTGAGCTTCCAGAGAAATCCAAGCTGCAGGAGATCTACCAGGAGCTGACCCGGCTGAAGGCTGCAGTGGGTGATCTCCCAGAGAAATCCAAGCAGCAGGAGATCTACCAGGAGCTGACCCGGCTGAAGGCTGCAGTGGATGAGCTTCCAGAGAAATCCAAACTGCAGGAGATCTACCAGGAGCTATCCCGGCTGAAGGCTGCAGTGGGTGATCTCCCAGAGAAATCCAAGCAGGAGGAGATCTACCAGAAGCTGACCCAGCTAAAGGCTGCAGTCGATGGGTTGCCAGACAGGTCCAAGCAACAGGAGATCTACCAGGAGCTGATCCAGCTGAAGGCTGCAGTGG AACGCCTGTGCCGCCCCTGTCCCTGGGAATGGACATTCTTCCAAGGAAACTGTTATTTCATGTCGAACTCCCAGCAGAACTGGCACGACTCCATCACCGCCTGCCAGGAAGTGGGGGCCCAGCTCGTCGTCATCAAAAGTGCTGAGGAGCAG AACTTCCTACAGCTGCAGTCTTCCAGAAGTAACCGCTTCACCTGGATGGGACTTTCAGACCTAAATCAGGAAGGCACATGGCAATGGGTGGATGGCTcacctctgttgcccag CTTCAAGCAGTATTGGAACAAAGGAGAGCCCAACAATATTGGGGAGGAAGACTGTGCGGAATTTAGTGGCAGTGGCTGGAACGATGACAAATGTAATCTTGCCAAATTCTGGATCTGCAAAAAGTCCGCGGCCTCCTGCTCCGGGGATGAAGAACGGTTGCTCTCCCCAGCCCCTACCACCCCAAACCCCCCTCCTGAGTAG
- the LOC104679472 gene encoding CD209 antigen isoform X3: MSDSKESRLQQLDLLVSKVPSSLSQSKQDAIYQNLTQLKAAVSDLPEKSKQQEIYQELTRLKAAVGELPEKSKLQEIYQELTRLKAAVGDLPEKSKQQEIYQELTRLKAAVDELPEKSKLQEIYQELSRLKAAVGDLPEKSKQEEIYQKLTQLKAAVDGLPDRSKQQEIYQELIQLKAAVERLCRPCPWEWTFFQGNCYFMSNSQQNWHDSITACQEVGAQLVVIKSAEEQNFLQLQSSRSNRFTWMGLSDLNQEGTWQWVDGSPLLPSFKQYWNKGEPNNIGEEDCAEFSGSGWNDDKCNLAKFWICKKSAASCSGDEERLLSPAPTTPNPPPE; the protein is encoded by the exons ATGAGTGACTCCAAGGAATCAAGACTGCAGCAGCTGGACCTCCTTG TGTCCAAAGTCCCTAGCTCCCTAAGTCAATCCAAACAAGACGCGATCTACCAGAATCTGACCCAGCTTAAAGCTGCAGTCAGTGATCTCCCAGAGAAATCCAAGCAGCAGGAGATCTACCAGGAGCTGACCCGGCTGAAGGCTGCAGTGGGTGAGCTTCCAGAGAAATCCAAGCTGCAGGAGATCTACCAGGAGCTGACCCGGCTGAAGGCTGCAGTGGGTGATCTCCCAGAGAAATCCAAGCAGCAGGAGATCTACCAGGAGCTGACCCGGCTGAAGGCTGCAGTGGATGAGCTTCCAGAGAAATCCAAACTGCAGGAGATCTACCAGGAGCTATCCCGGCTGAAGGCTGCAGTGGGTGATCTCCCAGAGAAATCCAAGCAGGAGGAGATCTACCAGAAGCTGACCCAGCTAAAGGCTGCAGTCGATGGGTTGCCAGACAGGTCCAAGCAACAGGAGATCTACCAGGAGCTGATCCAGCTGAAGGCTGCAGTGG AACGCCTGTGCCGCCCCTGTCCCTGGGAATGGACATTCTTCCAAGGAAACTGTTATTTCATGTCGAACTCCCAGCAGAACTGGCACGACTCCATCACCGCCTGCCAGGAAGTGGGGGCCCAGCTCGTCGTCATCAAAAGTGCTGAGGAGCAG AACTTCCTACAGCTGCAGTCTTCCAGAAGTAACCGCTTCACCTGGATGGGACTTTCAGACCTAAATCAGGAAGGCACATGGCAATGGGTGGATGGCTcacctctgttgcccag CTTCAAGCAGTATTGGAACAAAGGAGAGCCCAACAATATTGGGGAGGAAGACTGTGCGGAATTTAGTGGCAGTGGCTGGAACGATGACAAATGTAATCTTGCCAAATTCTGGATCTGCAAAAAGTCCGCGGCCTCCTGCTCCGGGGATGAAGAACGGTTGCTCTCCCCAGCCCCTACCACCCCAAACCCCCCTCCTGAGTAG
- the LOC104679472 gene encoding CD209 antigen isoform X5, which translates to MSDSKESRLQQLDLLEEEQLGGVGFRQTRGYKSLAGCLGHGPLVLQLLSFTLLAGLLVQVSKVPSSLSQSKQDAIYQNLTQLKAAVSDLPEKSKQQEIYQELTRLKAAVGELPEKSKLQEIYQELTRLKAAVGDLPEKSKQQEIYQELTRLKAAVDELPEKSKLQEIYQELSRLKAAVGDLPEKSKQEEIYQKLTQLKAAVDGLPDRSKQQEIYQELIQLKAAVERLCRPCPWEWTFFQGNCYFMSNSQQNWHDSITACQEVGAQLVVIKSAEEQNFLQLQSSRSNRFTWMGLSDLNQEGTWQWVDGSPLLPRWSPPKDRL; encoded by the exons ATGAGTGACTCCAAGGAATCAAGACTGCAGCAGCTGGACCTCCTTG AGGAGGAACAGCTGGGAGGCGTTGGATTCCGACAGACTCGAGGCTACAAGAGCTTAGCAG GGTGTCTTGGCCATGGCCCCCTGGTGCTGCAACTCCTCTCCTTCACACTCTTGGCTGGGCTCCTTGTCCAAG TGTCCAAAGTCCCTAGCTCCCTAAGTCAATCCAAACAAGACGCGATCTACCAGAATCTGACCCAGCTTAAAGCTGCAGTCAGTGATCTCCCAGAGAAATCCAAGCAGCAGGAGATCTACCAGGAGCTGACCCGGCTGAAGGCTGCAGTGGGTGAGCTTCCAGAGAAATCCAAGCTGCAGGAGATCTACCAGGAGCTGACCCGGCTGAAGGCTGCAGTGGGTGATCTCCCAGAGAAATCCAAGCAGCAGGAGATCTACCAGGAGCTGACCCGGCTGAAGGCTGCAGTGGATGAGCTTCCAGAGAAATCCAAACTGCAGGAGATCTACCAGGAGCTATCCCGGCTGAAGGCTGCAGTGGGTGATCTCCCAGAGAAATCCAAGCAGGAGGAGATCTACCAGAAGCTGACCCAGCTAAAGGCTGCAGTCGATGGGTTGCCAGACAGGTCCAAGCAACAGGAGATCTACCAGGAGCTGATCCAGCTGAAGGCTGCAGTGG AACGCCTGTGCCGCCCCTGTCCCTGGGAATGGACATTCTTCCAAGGAAACTGTTATTTCATGTCGAACTCCCAGCAGAACTGGCACGACTCCATCACCGCCTGCCAGGAAGTGGGGGCCCAGCTCGTCGTCATCAAAAGTGCTGAGGAGCAG AACTTCCTACAGCTGCAGTCTTCCAGAAGTAACCGCTTCACCTGGATGGGACTTTCAGACCTAAATCAGGAAGGCACATGGCAATGGGTGGATGGCTcacctctgttgcccag GTGGAGTCCACCCAAGGACAGGTTGTGA